A single Cellulomonas sp. SLBN-39 DNA region contains:
- a CDS encoding quinone-dependent dihydroorotate dehydrogenase → MYRLLFDLALRRLDPERAHGLAFGLIRAVAAVPGLRRLVALPFAPPPGAAVEVWGRRFPSAMGVAAGFDKDAHGVEGLTMLGFGFVEVGTVTPRPQPGNERPRLWRVLDQHGLRNRMGFNNEGAEVVARRLRRLRATPRGRSLVVGVNIGKNRTTAAQDAAADYAACARLLAPWADYLVVNVSSPNTPGLRDLQAVEQLRPLLAATRAAADGATADAGRPRVPVLVKIAPDLSDADVDAVADLVLDLGLDGVVAVNTTIAHDLGPGGLSGPPVRARGLDVVARLRDRLGADPVVVGVGGISTPADAREYLAVGATLVQGYTGFIYEGPAYATRIARALAADAALARAGQGA, encoded by the coding sequence GTGTACCGGCTGCTCTTCGACCTCGCCCTGCGCCGCCTGGACCCCGAGCGGGCGCACGGGCTCGCCTTCGGACTGATCCGGGCGGTCGCCGCCGTGCCCGGGCTGCGCCGGCTCGTGGCGCTGCCGTTCGCGCCGCCGCCGGGCGCCGCCGTCGAGGTCTGGGGCCGCCGGTTCCCGTCCGCGATGGGTGTGGCCGCGGGGTTCGACAAGGACGCCCACGGCGTCGAGGGCCTGACGATGCTCGGCTTCGGCTTCGTCGAGGTCGGCACGGTCACCCCGCGCCCCCAGCCCGGGAACGAGCGGCCTCGCCTCTGGCGCGTGCTGGACCAGCACGGGCTGCGCAACCGCATGGGGTTCAACAACGAGGGCGCCGAGGTCGTCGCCCGCCGCCTGCGCCGTCTGCGGGCCACACCTCGGGGCCGGTCGCTCGTCGTCGGCGTCAACATCGGCAAGAACCGGACGACCGCCGCGCAGGACGCCGCCGCCGACTACGCCGCATGCGCCCGGCTCCTCGCCCCCTGGGCCGACTACCTCGTCGTCAACGTGTCGTCCCCGAACACCCCGGGCCTGCGGGACCTGCAGGCCGTCGAGCAGCTGCGGCCGCTCCTGGCGGCGACCCGTGCCGCCGCCGACGGGGCGACGGCCGACGCCGGGCGCCCGCGGGTGCCCGTGCTGGTGAAGATCGCCCCCGACCTGTCTGACGCCGACGTGGACGCGGTCGCCGACCTCGTGCTCGACCTCGGGCTCGACGGCGTGGTGGCGGTCAACACCACGATCGCCCACGACCTCGGACCCGGCGGGCTGTCCGGACCGCCCGTGCGCGCCCGCGGCCTCGACGTCGTCGCCCGCCTGCGCGACCGGCTGGGCGCCGACCCCGTGGTCGTCGGCGTCGGGGGGATCAGCACGCCCGCGGACGCGCGCGAGTACCTCGCCGTGGGGGCGACGCTCGTGCAGGGGTACACCGGGTTCATCTACGAGGGCCCGGCGTACGCGACCCGCATCGCCCGGGCCCTCGCCGCCGACGCGGCTCTCGCGCGGGCGGGGCAGGGCGCGTGA
- a CDS encoding leucyl aminopeptidase produces the protein MITLTSKDPAHLTVDAVVVGVGTRDGSPELLDAAWLPADLQAALVRDARALAVTGGADEVRRVPATGLPATVLVLTGVGPLDAVTPETLRRAAGAATRELAGLGSVALALPAGDEEEVAAVVEGALLGAYTYTRYRTGDGPETAGPVGSIEVVTPLARDKRAKAALARAEVVAAAVHATRDLVNAAPNDLYPAAFADVARAAVKDAGVRGLKISVLDEKALAAGGYGGLVGVGQGSARGPRLVRVAWAPARPKATVALVGKGITFDSGGISIKPAAGMEAMKSDMAGAAAVLHTVLAAARLGLPVAVTGWLCLAENMPSGTAQRPSDVITIRGGKTVEVLNTDAEGRLVMADGLVAAVEENPDLVVDVATLTGAQLVALGARVSAVMGTDDARDAVVRAAGAAGEQFWPMPLPADLRAGLKSKVADIANIADRFGGMLTAGIFLQEFVGTTPWAHLDVAGPAFNERAPFGYTPVGGTGVAVRTLLRLLEDRA, from the coding sequence GTGATCACGCTGACCAGCAAGGACCCCGCCCACCTGACCGTGGACGCCGTCGTCGTGGGCGTCGGCACCCGTGACGGCTCCCCCGAGCTGCTCGACGCCGCGTGGCTGCCCGCCGACCTGCAGGCCGCGCTCGTGCGCGACGCCCGGGCGCTGGCCGTCACCGGCGGCGCCGACGAGGTCCGGCGCGTGCCGGCAACGGGGCTGCCCGCGACGGTGCTCGTGCTGACCGGCGTCGGACCGCTCGACGCGGTCACCCCCGAGACGCTGCGCCGCGCCGCGGGCGCCGCGACCCGTGAGCTCGCCGGGCTGGGCTCGGTCGCGCTGGCGCTGCCCGCCGGCGACGAGGAGGAGGTCGCCGCGGTGGTCGAGGGCGCGCTGCTCGGCGCCTACACCTACACGCGCTACCGCACGGGCGACGGCCCGGAGACGGCGGGACCGGTCGGGAGCATCGAGGTCGTCACCCCGCTGGCCCGCGACAAGCGCGCCAAGGCGGCCCTCGCCCGGGCCGAGGTCGTGGCCGCCGCGGTGCACGCGACCCGCGACCTGGTCAACGCCGCGCCGAACGACCTGTACCCCGCCGCGTTCGCCGACGTGGCGCGCGCCGCCGTCAAGGACGCGGGCGTGCGCGGGCTGAAGATCAGCGTGCTGGACGAGAAGGCGCTGGCCGCGGGCGGCTACGGCGGCCTCGTCGGCGTCGGCCAGGGCTCGGCCCGCGGGCCCCGCCTGGTGCGCGTCGCGTGGGCGCCGGCGCGCCCGAAGGCCACGGTGGCGCTCGTCGGCAAGGGCATCACGTTCGACTCCGGCGGCATCTCCATCAAGCCGGCCGCCGGCATGGAGGCCATGAAGTCCGACATGGCCGGTGCCGCCGCCGTCCTGCACACGGTGCTGGCTGCGGCGCGCCTCGGGCTGCCGGTCGCCGTGACGGGCTGGCTCTGCCTGGCCGAGAACATGCCGTCCGGCACGGCGCAGCGCCCCTCGGACGTCATCACGATCCGCGGCGGCAAGACCGTCGAGGTGCTCAACACCGACGCCGAGGGCCGCCTGGTCATGGCCGACGGCCTCGTCGCGGCCGTCGAGGAGAACCCCGACCTCGTCGTCGACGTCGCGACGCTCACCGGCGCGCAGCTCGTGGCCCTGGGCGCCCGCGTCTCGGCCGTCATGGGCACCGACGACGCGCGGGACGCGGTCGTGCGTGCCGCGGGCGCCGCGGGCGAGCAGTTCTGGCCCATGCCGCTGCCGGCCGACCTGCGTGCGGGCCTGAAGTCGAAGGTCGCGGACATCGCGAACATCGCCGACCGCTTCGGCGGGATGCTCACGGCCGGGATCTTCCTGCAGGAGTTCGTCGGGACGACTCCCTGGGCGCACCTCGACGTGGCCGGCCCCGCGTTCAACGAGCGCGCACCGTTCGGCTACACCCCGGTCGGCGGCACCGGGGTGGCCGTGCGCACGCTGCTGCGCCTGCTGGAGGACCGGGCCTGA
- the sucB gene encoding 2-oxoglutarate dehydrogenase, E2 component, dihydrolipoamide succinyltransferase — protein sequence MSENVQLPALGESVTEGTVTRWLKAVGDRVEVDEPLLEISTDKVDTEVPSPVAGVLEQILVQEDETVEVGAVLAVVGDGSGAGSGDAAPQEAPAQEQAPEPEPAPAAQPAAEEPAQQPAAQQEQAPAGASGGQEVTLPALGESVTEGTVTRWLKAVGDTVEVDEPLLEISTDKVDTEVPSPVAGTLQEIRVQEDETVEVGAVLAVVGSGAAASSTSAAPAPAPQTAPEPAPEQEKAPEQATSAPASPAPSAPAAPAAPAAPAPAAASAESKAPAAPAAGGSYLTPLVRKLASEKGVDVSTLTGTGVGGRIRKEDVLEAAAKAEAAKAEAAKAPAPAAPAAPKRTAVAEVSPLRGTTEKASRLRQIIAERMVEALHTQAQLTTVVEVDVTKVARLRARAKEDFKAREGVNLTFLPFFIQAAVEALKTYPKVNGVLEGSTITYHGQENVGIAVDTERGLVVPVIRDAGDLNLAGIARKVADLAGRTRANKVTPDELSGATFTVTNTGSGGAIIDTPIVPGGTSAILGTGTIVKRPVVVKDADGEEVIAIRSMCYLCLSYDHRLVDGADASRYLMAVKNRIEEGAFEAEVGL from the coding sequence ATGTCCGAGAACGTGCAGCTTCCCGCCCTCGGTGAGTCCGTCACCGAGGGGACCGTCACCCGCTGGCTCAAGGCCGTGGGCGACCGCGTCGAGGTCGACGAGCCCCTGCTGGAGATCTCGACCGACAAGGTCGACACCGAGGTGCCCTCGCCCGTCGCGGGCGTCCTCGAGCAGATCCTCGTCCAGGAGGACGAGACCGTCGAGGTCGGCGCCGTGCTGGCCGTCGTCGGCGACGGCTCCGGTGCGGGCTCCGGCGACGCCGCCCCGCAGGAGGCGCCCGCGCAGGAGCAGGCGCCCGAGCCGGAGCCCGCGCCTGCGGCGCAGCCCGCCGCCGAGGAGCCCGCGCAGCAGCCCGCCGCGCAGCAGGAGCAGGCCCCCGCGGGCGCGTCCGGCGGCCAGGAGGTCACCCTCCCGGCGCTGGGCGAGTCCGTGACCGAGGGCACCGTGACCCGGTGGCTCAAGGCCGTCGGCGACACCGTCGAGGTCGACGAGCCCCTGCTGGAGATCTCGACCGACAAGGTCGACACCGAGGTTCCCTCGCCCGTGGCCGGCACGCTGCAGGAGATCCGGGTCCAGGAGGACGAGACCGTCGAGGTCGGCGCCGTGCTGGCCGTCGTCGGGTCCGGCGCCGCCGCGAGCAGCACGTCGGCCGCCCCGGCTCCCGCCCCGCAGACGGCGCCCGAGCCCGCCCCGGAGCAGGAGAAGGCCCCGGAGCAGGCGACGTCCGCACCTGCCTCCCCGGCCCCGTCCGCCCCCGCGGCACCGGCCGCTCCGGCGGCACCCGCCCCTGCGGCGGCGTCCGCGGAGTCGAAGGCGCCCGCGGCCCCCGCGGCCGGCGGCTCGTACCTCACCCCGCTCGTCCGCAAGCTGGCCTCGGAGAAGGGCGTGGACGTGTCCACGCTCACCGGCACGGGCGTCGGCGGACGGATCCGCAAGGAGGACGTGCTCGAGGCCGCCGCGAAGGCCGAGGCCGCCAAGGCTGAGGCGGCCAAGGCACCGGCCCCTGCCGCACCGGCCGCCCCGAAGCGCACCGCCGTCGCCGAGGTCTCGCCGCTGCGTGGCACCACCGAGAAGGCGAGCCGGCTGCGGCAGATCATCGCCGAGCGCATGGTCGAGGCCCTGCACACGCAGGCCCAGCTCACGACCGTCGTCGAGGTCGACGTCACCAAGGTCGCGCGTCTGCGTGCGCGCGCCAAGGAGGACTTCAAGGCGCGTGAGGGCGTCAACCTCACGTTCCTGCCGTTCTTCATCCAGGCGGCGGTCGAGGCGCTCAAGACCTACCCCAAGGTCAACGGCGTGCTCGAGGGCAGCACGATCACGTACCACGGCCAGGAGAACGTCGGCATCGCGGTCGACACCGAGCGCGGTCTCGTCGTCCCGGTGATCCGTGACGCCGGTGACCTCAACCTCGCCGGCATCGCCCGCAAGGTCGCCGACCTCGCCGGCCGCACGCGCGCCAACAAGGTCACGCCGGACGAGCTCAGCGGTGCCACGTTCACCGTGACGAACACCGGCTCGGGCGGGGCGATCATCGACACCCCGATCGTCCCCGGCGGCACGTCCGCGATCCTCGGCACCGGCACGATCGTCAAGCGGCCCGTCGTGGTCAAGGACGCGGACGGCGAGGAGGTCATCGCCATCCGGTCGATGTGCTACCTGTGCCTGTCGTACGACCACCGCCTGGTCGACGGGGCGGACGCCTCGCGGTACCTCATGGCCGTGAAGAACCGCATCGAGGAGGGGGCGTTCGAGGCCGAGGTCGGCCTCTGA
- a CDS encoding TIGR01777 family oxidoreductase: MRVVVAGSSGLIGTALCRHLTTSGHDVVRLVRRAPSSPSEIRWDPARDELDPAALAGADAVVDLAGVNVGTRPLTRARKREVVDSRVQTAGLLSRTIARLPDGPGVLLQGSGIGAYGDRGEDLLTEDEPIGTTFFAEVVREWEAATRPAQDAGARVALLRTSIVLSPHGGALSRLLLPLRAGVAARLGSGRQWWSWITLEDEVRAIEHLLTADVHGPVNLLAAADRHADVLDALAREWGARLTVPAPEAVLRLVLQDFASEVVGSIRAVPQVLTASGFTPRHPDVRTAAAWVREQSRRAS, translated from the coding sequence ATGCGCGTCGTCGTCGCCGGGTCCTCCGGCCTCATCGGGACAGCCCTGTGCCGCCACCTGACCACCTCCGGGCACGACGTCGTCCGCCTCGTGCGGCGGGCGCCCTCGTCACCGTCGGAGATCCGCTGGGACCCCGCCCGCGACGAGCTCGACCCCGCGGCCCTCGCGGGCGCCGACGCGGTGGTGGACCTCGCGGGCGTCAACGTCGGGACCCGGCCGCTCACGCGGGCCCGCAAGCGCGAGGTCGTGGACTCCCGCGTGCAGACCGCCGGGCTGCTGTCGCGGACGATCGCCCGCCTGCCGGACGGGCCGGGGGTGCTGCTGCAGGGCTCCGGCATCGGGGCCTACGGCGACCGGGGCGAGGACCTGCTCACCGAGGACGAGCCGATCGGCACGACGTTCTTCGCCGAGGTCGTCCGCGAGTGGGAGGCCGCCACGCGACCCGCGCAGGACGCGGGCGCTCGGGTGGCGCTGCTGCGCACGTCCATCGTGCTCAGCCCGCACGGCGGCGCCCTGTCGCGCCTGCTGCTGCCCCTGCGGGCCGGGGTCGCCGCACGGCTGGGATCAGGCCGTCAGTGGTGGTCGTGGATCACGCTCGAGGACGAGGTGCGCGCGATCGAGCACCTGCTGACCGCCGACGTGCACGGCCCGGTGAACCTGCTCGCGGCCGCGGACCGGCACGCGGACGTGCTGGACGCGCTGGCCCGCGAGTGGGGTGCCCGCCTGACGGTGCCCGCCCCCGAGGCCGTGCTGCGCCTCGTCCTGCAGGACTTCGCCTCCGAGGTCGTCGGATCGATCCGGGCCGTCCCGCAGGTGTTGACCGCGAGCGGGTTCACCCCCCGGCACCCGGACGTCCGCACCGCCGCGGCGTGGGTCAGGGAGCAGTCCCGGCGGGCGTCCTGA
- a CDS encoding oxidoreductase — MGLFSRRRRPAADAPTDREARTATVEYLRDFVRTRVGVEAYVEPATNVTPTTVMLVATDGEWTRRKVPDGQAAARLARDLDIPVYDVQRTGYPQRVRDFNTRRRLERRRQQRASDQRASDAV, encoded by the coding sequence ATGGGGCTCTTCTCCCGCCGACGCCGGCCGGCCGCCGACGCGCCGACCGACCGCGAGGCGCGCACCGCGACCGTCGAGTACCTGCGCGACTTCGTCCGCACCCGCGTCGGTGTCGAGGCCTACGTCGAACCTGCCACGAACGTCACGCCGACCACGGTCATGCTCGTCGCGACCGACGGGGAGTGGACCCGCCGCAAGGTGCCGGACGGGCAGGCCGCCGCGCGGCTGGCCCGCGACCTCGACATCCCGGTGTACGACGTGCAGCGCACCGGCTACCCCCAGCGGGTCCGCGACTTCAACACCCGCCGCCGCCTCGAGCGGCGGCGCCAGCAGCGCGCCTCCGACCAGCGCGCCTCCGACGCCGTCTGA
- a CDS encoding Gfo/Idh/MocA family oxidoreductase, with translation MEPLRVGLVGYGGAGRGIHARLLREAGHHVTAVVTRSRGEQVHQDWPDALVVPDVDALLAGVDALDLVVVASPTGEHEAHTAAALHAGAPVLVDKPLAPTTEAAQRLVDLATTLDGRLTVFHNRRWDPEQLTLRALLDAGALGRVHRFERRWERFRPEPQQRWKEQDVTSGGLLLDLGAHLVDSATQLFGPVRRVRAEIRSLTTPAPDDVFLALDHAPTEPGHHVVSHLWAGGLVGAPGPRTRVLGDRGAYLVTSFEGEPTPFAVLDDAQDGGRRPGEAPHEGWLVRGAERTPVPRAPGGHADVYRAVARWLREDGPVPVDPRDAVTTARVLDAARSAATSGDAVHLDG, from the coding sequence ATGGAACCGTTGCGCGTCGGGCTGGTCGGGTACGGGGGAGCAGGACGGGGCATCCACGCACGACTGCTGCGGGAGGCTGGCCACCACGTCACCGCGGTCGTGACCCGCAGCCGCGGGGAGCAGGTCCACCAGGACTGGCCCGACGCCCTCGTCGTGCCCGACGTCGACGCGCTCCTGGCCGGCGTCGACGCGCTCGACCTCGTCGTGGTCGCCAGCCCCACCGGGGAGCACGAGGCGCACACCGCCGCCGCCCTGCACGCCGGTGCGCCCGTCCTCGTCGACAAGCCACTCGCGCCCACCACCGAGGCCGCGCAACGCCTCGTCGACCTCGCCACCACCCTGGACGGGCGACTGACCGTGTTCCACAACCGGCGCTGGGACCCCGAGCAGCTCACGCTGCGCGCGCTCCTCGACGCCGGCGCGCTCGGCCGCGTCCACCGGTTCGAGCGCCGCTGGGAGAGGTTCCGGCCCGAGCCGCAGCAGCGCTGGAAGGAGCAGGACGTCACCTCCGGCGGACTCCTGCTCGACCTCGGCGCCCACCTCGTCGACTCCGCCACCCAGCTCTTCGGGCCCGTGCGCCGCGTGCGCGCCGAGATCCGCTCCCTGACCACACCCGCCCCCGACGACGTCTTCCTCGCCCTCGACCACGCACCGACCGAGCCCGGTCACCACGTCGTCAGCCACCTGTGGGCCGGCGGGCTCGTCGGCGCCCCCGGCCCGCGCACCCGCGTCCTGGGCGACCGTGGCGCGTACCTCGTGACGAGCTTCGAGGGCGAACCCACCCCGTTCGCCGTGCTCGACGACGCCCAGGACGGGGGCAGGCGCCCCGGCGAGGCCCCGCACGAGGGCTGGCTGGTCCGCGGCGCCGAGCGCACCCCGGTGCCCCGGGCCCCGGGCGGTCACGCCGACGTCTACCGGGCCGTCGCCCGCTGGCTGCGCGAGGACGGCCCCGTGCCCGTCGACCCCCGCGACGCCGTCACCACCGCCCGCGTGCTCGACGCCGCCCGGTCCGCCGCGACGAGCGGGGACGCGGTCCACCTCGACGGCTGA
- the lpdA gene encoding dihydrolipoyl dehydrogenase, producing MAETGTAFDIVVLGGGSGGYAAALRAAELGKTVALVEADKVGGTCLHRGCIPTKALLHAAEVADTAREGASFGVHTHLERIDMAGVNQYKDSVIGRLYKGLQGLVKSRKIEVVEGWGTLTGPNTVQVGDRTLTGEHIVLGTGSYARSLPGLEIGGRVMTSDQALTLDYVPRSAIILGGGVIGSEFASVWKSFGTDVTIIEALPHLVPNEEEAISKAFERAFRKRGIAFNLGVRFQGVTQDDDGVHVTLEDGKTFDADLLLVAVGRGPSTSGLGYEEQGITLDRGFVITNERLHTGVANIYAVGDIVPGLQLAHRGFQQGIFVAEEIAGLNPPAIVESGIPRVTYSEPEVASVGVTEAKAKEIYGADGVETLEYNLGGNGKSQILATQGFVKLVRQKDGPVVGVHMIGARVGELIGEGQLIVNWEAYPEDVAALVHAHPTQNEALGEAFLALAGKPLHAHN from the coding sequence GTGGCCGAGACCGGCACCGCTTTCGACATCGTCGTCCTGGGCGGAGGCAGCGGCGGGTACGCCGCAGCGCTGCGCGCCGCAGAGCTCGGCAAGACCGTCGCCCTCGTCGAGGCCGACAAGGTGGGCGGGACCTGCCTGCACCGCGGGTGCATCCCCACCAAGGCGCTGCTGCACGCCGCCGAGGTCGCCGACACCGCCCGCGAGGGTGCGAGCTTCGGTGTCCACACGCACCTCGAGCGCATCGACATGGCCGGGGTGAACCAGTACAAGGACTCGGTGATCGGCCGGCTCTACAAGGGCCTGCAGGGCCTGGTCAAGTCCCGCAAGATCGAGGTCGTCGAGGGCTGGGGCACGCTGACCGGGCCGAACACCGTCCAGGTCGGCGACCGCACCCTGACGGGCGAGCACATCGTGCTCGGCACCGGCTCGTACGCGCGCTCCCTGCCCGGGCTGGAGATCGGCGGCCGGGTCATGACCTCGGACCAGGCGCTGACCCTCGACTACGTGCCCCGCTCGGCGATCATCCTCGGCGGCGGCGTCATCGGCTCGGAGTTCGCGAGCGTCTGGAAGTCGTTCGGCACCGACGTCACGATCATCGAGGCGCTCCCCCACCTCGTGCCCAACGAGGAGGAGGCGATCTCCAAGGCGTTCGAGCGCGCCTTCCGCAAGCGGGGCATCGCGTTCAACCTCGGCGTGCGGTTCCAGGGCGTGACGCAGGACGACGACGGCGTGCACGTGACGCTCGAGGACGGCAAGACGTTCGACGCCGACCTCCTGCTCGTCGCCGTGGGCCGGGGGCCCAGTACCTCGGGCCTCGGCTACGAGGAGCAGGGCATCACGCTCGACCGCGGCTTCGTCATCACGAACGAGCGCCTGCACACGGGCGTCGCGAACATCTACGCCGTCGGCGACATCGTGCCCGGCCTGCAGCTGGCGCACCGCGGCTTCCAGCAGGGCATCTTCGTCGCCGAGGAGATCGCCGGGCTCAACCCGCCGGCGATCGTCGAGTCCGGCATCCCCCGCGTCACCTACTCCGAGCCCGAGGTCGCGTCGGTGGGCGTGACCGAGGCGAAGGCCAAGGAGATCTACGGCGCCGACGGCGTCGAGACCCTCGAGTACAACCTCGGCGGCAACGGCAAGAGCCAGATCCTGGCCACGCAGGGCTTCGTCAAGCTGGTCCGGCAGAAGGACGGCCCCGTCGTCGGCGTCCACATGATCGGGGCGCGCGTCGGCGAGCTCATCGGCGAGGGGCAGCTCATCGTGAACTGGGAGGCCTACCCCGAGGACGTCGCCGCCCTCGTGCACGCGCACCCCACGCAGAACGAGGCCCTCGGCGAGGCGTTCCTCGCCCTCGCGGGCAAGCCGCTGCACGCCCACAACTGA
- a CDS encoding MMPL family transporter gives MLRNSWVRALAVAAVLVVWLGLGGVGGMAQGRLSQVQTNDAAAFLPSSAESTLASELDADFTDAQTLPALVVLTPADGGDVTPEQTADVAALAAAFVERPGPGGEGTWADDLDGDLAVIPSEDGKALLVTVPLDATAAERLVEEERVSTLLVEDLRAALDEDLGATATTAGDAGLNAWVTGAAGFIADLGTAFAGIDGLLLLVALGAVLLILVAVYRSPFLPFVVILTAVFALSLAGLVVYELADAGVLVLNGQSQGILSILVVGAAVDYSLLLVARYREELRHAAHPWAAMQRAWRRSLEPVLASAGTVVAGLLCLLLSQLGSNRSLGPVAAIGIVAALLAALTLLPAILLVAGRRSRALFWPRVPHLVADPAQPATHGAHASAVAADPAEATGLWARWARFVARRARPVWVVTALVLVAAAAFAPTFRAGGTSQTDVFLTDVDSVAGEEVLAAHFPAGAVQPATVFVDEALAADVVAAAQDVPGVSSAAPYTGVPAGVPGADQAEPVVVDGTVRIDVVTDAASDSQESVDTVADLRTALQDVAPDALVGGPAAQTLDTQDASVRDLRVIVPVVLLVILLILIALLRSVAAGLLLMGANVLSFAAAIGVSAIVFDHVLDLPDADPVVPLYGFVFLVALGVDYSIFLMTRVREESFHVGTRAGVVRGLAVTGGVITSAGLVLATTFAALAVIPLLFLAQLAFIVAFGVLLDTFVVRSLLVPGLVHDLGRRTWWPGALSRRPEHGTHAAPDAPAAGSVTAGAGASD, from the coding sequence ATGCTGAGGAATTCGTGGGTGCGCGCGTTGGCGGTCGCCGCCGTGCTGGTCGTCTGGCTGGGGCTGGGCGGCGTCGGGGGCATGGCCCAGGGTCGTCTGTCCCAGGTGCAGACGAACGACGCGGCGGCGTTCCTGCCCTCGTCGGCGGAGTCGACGCTCGCCTCCGAGCTGGACGCCGACTTCACCGACGCCCAGACCCTACCCGCGCTCGTCGTGCTCACCCCCGCGGACGGCGGTGACGTCACGCCCGAGCAGACGGCCGACGTCGCCGCGCTCGCCGCCGCCTTCGTCGAGCGCCCCGGACCGGGCGGCGAGGGCACGTGGGCGGACGACCTGGACGGCGACCTCGCCGTCATCCCGTCCGAGGACGGCAAGGCGCTCCTCGTGACGGTCCCGCTCGACGCCACGGCCGCCGAGCGGCTCGTCGAGGAGGAGCGGGTCTCCACGCTCCTGGTCGAGGACCTGCGTGCCGCGCTCGACGAGGACCTCGGCGCCACGGCGACGACCGCCGGCGACGCCGGCCTCAACGCCTGGGTCACCGGCGCGGCCGGGTTCATCGCCGACCTCGGCACGGCGTTCGCCGGCATCGACGGGCTCCTGCTGCTCGTCGCGCTCGGCGCCGTGCTGCTCATCCTCGTGGCCGTCTACCGCTCGCCGTTCCTGCCGTTCGTCGTCATCCTCACCGCCGTGTTCGCGCTGTCGCTCGCCGGGCTCGTCGTCTACGAGCTCGCCGACGCCGGCGTGCTCGTCCTCAACGGCCAGTCCCAGGGCATCCTGTCGATCCTCGTCGTCGGCGCCGCCGTCGACTACTCGCTCCTGCTCGTCGCCCGCTACCGCGAGGAGCTGCGCCACGCCGCCCACCCCTGGGCCGCCATGCAGCGCGCCTGGCGCCGGTCCCTCGAGCCCGTGCTCGCGAGCGCCGGCACCGTCGTCGCCGGCCTCCTGTGCCTCCTGCTGTCCCAGCTCGGCTCCAACCGCAGCCTCGGCCCGGTCGCCGCCATCGGCATCGTCGCCGCCCTGCTCGCCGCGCTCACGCTGCTGCCCGCGATCCTGCTCGTCGCCGGCCGTCGCTCGCGCGCGCTGTTCTGGCCGCGCGTGCCGCACCTGGTCGCCGACCCCGCCCAGCCCGCCACGCACGGCGCCCACGCGTCGGCCGTCGCCGCCGACCCCGCCGAGGCCACCGGCCTGTGGGCCCGCTGGGCCCGGTTCGTGGCCCGCCGCGCGCGCCCCGTCTGGGTCGTCACCGCCCTCGTGCTGGTCGCCGCCGCCGCGTTCGCCCCGACGTTCCGCGCCGGCGGCACCAGCCAGACCGACGTCTTCCTCACCGACGTCGACTCCGTCGCCGGTGAGGAGGTGCTCGCCGCGCACTTCCCGGCCGGCGCCGTCCAGCCCGCCACCGTCTTCGTCGACGAGGCCCTCGCCGCCGACGTCGTGGCCGCCGCGCAGGACGTGCCCGGCGTCTCCTCCGCCGCGCCCTACACCGGCGTCCCCGCCGGGGTCCCGGGCGCCGACCAGGCCGAGCCCGTCGTCGTCGACGGCACCGTCCGCATCGACGTCGTCACCGACGCCGCGTCCGACAGCCAGGAGTCCGTCGACACCGTCGCCGACCTGCGCACCGCCCTGCAGGACGTCGCCCCCGACGCCCTCGTCGGCGGCCCCGCCGCCCAGACGCTCGACACCCAGGACGCCAGCGTGCGCGACCTGCGCGTGATCGTCCCCGTCGTGCTGCTCGTCATCCTGCTCATCCTCATCGCGCTGCTGCGCTCCGTGGCCGCCGGACTGCTGCTGATGGGGGCCAACGTGCTCTCGTTCGCCGCGGCGATCGGCGTCTCCGCGATCGTGTTCGACCACGTCCTCGACCTGCCCGACGCCGACCCCGTCGTCCCGCTCTACGGGTTCGTGTTCCTCGTCGCCCTCGGCGTCGACTACTCGATCTTCCTCATGACGCGGGTCCGCGAGGAGTCCTTCCACGTCGGCACCCGTGCGGGGGTCGTGCGCGGCCTCGCCGTCACCGGCGGCGTCATCACGTCCGCCGGCCTCGTCCTCGCCACCACCTTCGCCGCGCTCGCGGTGATCCCGCTGCTGTTCCTCGCCCAGCTCGCGTTCATCGTCGCCTTCGGTGTCCTCCTCGACACCTTCGTGGTCCGCTCGCTGCTCGTGCCCGGGCTCGTCCACGACCTGGGTCGGCGCACCTGGTGGCCGGGCGCCCTGTCGCGCCGCCCCGAGCACGGCACGCACGCCGCACCCGACGCCCCCGCCGCGGGGAGCGTCACGGCGGGCGCGGGCGCGTCCGACTGA